GTTGCGCTGCCCGATGAAACTGGTCCAGGCCAGCAAAGCAGGCACCCCATCATCCTTCAGACCATAGACCGCCAGCCTTGCCCCCTTGTCGCGATGACTTTCGACAACGATGATTTCCGGGCGGCCGTCGCCGTCAAGATCCGCAAGACGCGGGGCCGTATCTTCATAAACCAGAACTTCCGGCAAACGCAGATGATAGCTCTGGGTTGTCCAAGTTTGAAAAACCGCACCCGGCTGGCTGGTCTCGCGGCGCACGGTGACCGTCATATTGCCCCATTCCACCGCGTCGCCCAGAACCCCATGTGCATAACGGGTCGTAGGCTCGTTATATTCTGCCGAGGTTATCACCTGCGCGCAAAGCGGGGCTGCCATCAGCCACAACAGCCAAGCAACCAGCCCCCCGCGCATGATTAAATCTGCTTGGCTGGCATCTTCACGCGCAAGCCGTCCAGTTCATCCGTGACCTTGATCTGACAGGTCAAACGCGAGGTGACCGGATCAGGTTCAAAGGCGAAATCCAGCATGTCTTCTTCCATGTCATCCTTGGCCGGTACCTTCTCTACCCAGGCCGGATCCACATAGACATGGCAAGTGGAACAGGCGCAGGCACCGCCGCAATCGGCTTCGATACCGGGAATGTTATTGTCGCGCGCGCCTTCCATGACCGTCAGCCCGCTGGCCACATCGACCACATGCTCTTTGCCGCCATGCTCTACGTAGGTAATTTTCGCCATGTCCGCTTTCCTGTCTTAAAGTTTAGATTGTTTCTAGCTGTGCCAGTCCCGGTCTGCCAGCCCCTTTTCGTTAGGGTCCTGCCCCTAGGCCCCAACCGCTAGGCAGCGCCACGAAAACGCGCTATTGTCTGCGTAAAATCAGACCCAAAGGCATCGGGCAATGACACAGGCACTATATAGAAACACGCGGGCCTGGCAGCTGACGCTGGGATTGCTGACCTGCGCAGCACTGGCAGGCTGTGATCCTGCCGCCACCGGCCCGGCAAACGAAGCCCCGGAACCCGGCGTGATGGAAGCCACCCGCAACGGCCCCGCTGATGCCCCAGAGGGCAGCTGTTGGGGCAAGACCGTCAGCCCGGCCGTGGTGGAACGGGTCACCAAACAGGTTCAGGTCAAACCCGCCTCCGTCAATCCCGATGGCACAATCGGCAGCCTGCCGGTCTATCGCACCGAAGAACGTCAGGTCATTGTGACGCCCCGGCGTGACAATTGGTTTCAGACCCCCTGTCCCGACGTGTTGACAGACGAATTTATCTCCTCGCTGCAACGCGCGCTGATGGTGCGCGGCGGCTATAGCGGTGCCATCACCGGCAAGCTGGACACCAATACCCGCGCTGCTGTGGAACAGTTCCAGCGCACAGAGGGGCTCAACAGTGCGGTTTTGTCATTGGCCACAGCCCGCACATTGGGCCTGATCGCCGTGCCGCGCGACCCGTCAAACTAACGAAAAAGGGCACCTGCAAAGGTGCCCTTCATCCATCTATCTACCGCTGGCGTCAGCGGCCCAGTGACAGCGCCACAAAACGTGGATCCCCGGCGCGTCGCACCAACAGCAGCAAGGACTTACGCCCCGCCTCTTTCGCCGCGGCAACCCGTTTCTCCAGATCCGCAATATTTGCGACCTTCTGCTGGCCCGCTTCGGTGATCACATCCCCCGTGCGCAGCCCTTTTTCAAAGGCCTCCGAGGTCTCATCAATCCCGGTAACCGCCAACCCGGTCATATCTCCTGCGATGCCCAGCTCCTTGCGGATGGCATCATTCAGCGGTGTCAGGGTCAACCCCAGGAGGTCCTTTGCCTCCGGCTCTGCCTCGACCTCTGGATCGCCGGTTTCAGCACTTGTGCCATTGGCATCCTCGCGCCGCCCCAGCACCACCTTGATGGTCTGGCTCTTGCCCTCGCGCATCACGGTGACGCGCACCGCAGCGCCCACCGGGCTGTTACCCACCTGACGGACCAGGGCACGCGTATCCGCCACCTCGACACCGTCAAAGGACATGATCACATCACCGGTCATCAAGCCCGCCTCTTTTGCGGGCCCATCCGGCACATCGGTGATCAAGGCACCCGTTGCCTTGGCCAGCCCCATGGCATCAGCCACATCGTCAGTTACATCCTGAATGCGCACCCCCAGCCAGCCGCGGCGCGTCTCGCCGAATTCCTTCAGCTGATCCACCACACGGGTCACCACGTTGGAAGCCATGGAAAACCCGATCCCGATCGAACCGCCATTCGGCGACAGGATCGCCGTGTTCACCCCGATCACACCCCCATCCATGTTGAACAAGGGCCCACCGGAGTTGCCCCGGTTGATCGCCGCATCGGTCTGGATATAATCATCATAGGTGCCGGAAAGTGCCCGGTTGCGCGCCGACACAATGCCCGCCGAAACCGAAAACCCCTGCCCCAGCGGGTTGCCCATGGCAATCACCCAATCCCCAACCCGGGCGGCATCACTGTCGCCAAAACTGACGAAAGGCAGAGGCTCTGTCGCCTCTACCTTCAACAATGCAATATCAGTGTTGGGATCCGTGCCGATCACCTCTGCCTTCAACTCGCTGCCAGAAAAGAACTCAATCGTGATCTCATCCGCACCTTCAATGACGTGGTTGTTGGTCACAACATAACC
This DNA window, taken from Sulfitobacter pacificus, encodes the following:
- a CDS encoding DegQ family serine endoprotease; this encodes MQTGANLRRRRDVQVKVQAKPVSEGFTFKAMMLTALAFVLVLVQALAAFAKPESLAPLAEKISPSVVNITTSTVVEGRTGPRGIVPEGSPFEDFFREFQDRNNGGDGEGPRPRRSSALGSGFVISEDGYVVTNNHVIEGADEITIEFFSGSELKAEVIGTDPNTDIALLKVEATEPLPFVSFGDSDAARVGDWVIAMGNPLGQGFSVSAGIVSARNRALSGTYDDYIQTDAAINRGNSGGPLFNMDGGVIGVNTAILSPNGGSIGIGFSMASNVVTRVVDQLKEFGETRRGWLGVRIQDVTDDVADAMGLAKATGALITDVPDGPAKEAGLMTGDVIMSFDGVEVADTRALVRQVGNSPVGAAVRVTVMREGKSQTIKVVLGRREDANGTSAETGDPEVEAEPEAKDLLGLTLTPLNDAIRKELGIAGDMTGLAVTGIDETSEAFEKGLRTGDVITEAGQQKVANIADLEKRVAAAKEAGRKSLLLLVRRAGDPRFVALSLGR
- a CDS encoding 2Fe-2S iron-sulfur cluster-binding protein gives rise to the protein MAKITYVEHGGKEHVVDVASGLTVMEGARDNNIPGIEADCGGACACSTCHVYVDPAWVEKVPAKDDMEEDMLDFAFEPDPVTSRLTCQIKVTDELDGLRVKMPAKQI
- a CDS encoding FG-GAP repeat domain-containing protein; protein product: MRGGLVAWLLWLMAAPLCAQVITSAEYNEPTTRYAHGVLGDAVEWGNMTVTVRRETSQPGAVFQTWTTQSYHLRLPEVLVYEDTAPRLADLDGDGRPEIIVVESHRDKGARLAVYGLKDDGVPALLAWTSFIGQRNRWMAPVGVADFDGDGTIDIAVVDRPHLARRLFVMRYGIGKMKSFAILEPVTNHRIGDDYISGGVRNCGAGPEMILLDAGWTQILTVRWGDGGFQARVLAPYEGRESVAQALAC
- a CDS encoding peptidoglycan-binding domain-containing protein, translated to MTQALYRNTRAWQLTLGLLTCAALAGCDPAATGPANEAPEPGVMEATRNGPADAPEGSCWGKTVSPAVVERVTKQVQVKPASVNPDGTIGSLPVYRTEERQVIVTPRRDNWFQTPCPDVLTDEFISSLQRALMVRGGYSGAITGKLDTNTRAAVEQFQRTEGLNSAVLSLATARTLGLIAVPRDPSN